The Fibrobacter sp. region CAGGCTGATGTAGCCCTTGCCGCTGTAACGGGCCCTGAAGGCGAAGTTCTTGATTTGCTTCGGGTCCAGCTGCGGGATGGTCTTACCCCAGCCCTCTTGAGCCATGTTTTCCCAGATGAGGGTGTCGCGAACCCAGCTGCCGCGGGTGTTTTTCAGGCGGACCATGAATTCGTCGTAGTCCTTCACCTGTTCGCTGGCGATTTGCACTTCGAAATAGCCGTCGGGATTGTTGTGGTTGGTAGCGTAGTCGAACACGATGCCAACGGAATTCTTGACGGCTTCGGGAATCACGTAGTAAGCTCCGGCGAAGTTGGGCCAACCCTGTGCAGGAGGCTGCTCGATGATAAAGTCGTGACGGATGAACCCACCGTGAGGGGGTGCCCCGTTAAAAACCTTGGCCTCGATACTGGTAGCGTTATCGCCGTTGGCCACCGGGTACCAATCTACCGCATCCAGCCCGTTGTCGAAGTTCTGCATGACGCTAGTGGTGCGGTAAGCCCCGCGGATGCGGAAGGGAATCTTGAATTCCGTAATCTTGCCGCCCAGGCCGCGAATCTTCAGCGTCGCCGTGGCAGGCCCAAGTTTCACATTTGCGGGCATGGGAACCTTCACATGGAAGCTTTCGATGGAGGCGTTCCACAGGCCGTCATCGGGCTTGAACCATTTGACGATTCCAAGCTCCGGAATTTCAAGTTTGCCTTCTGTCAGCTGGCCGTACTGCTGCACGGCGGTGGCGAACAGGTCCAGGGTATCGCCTGCCAGCAGGACCTTCTTTTCGAGGGCAGCGGCAATGACCTTGGGGTCAGCCGCGGCTGACTTCGTCGCCGAATCCAGGCCCACGACCTTCGGGTTGATTTGCACGACGGCAAGTCCAAAGGGCGGTACGGCAATGTCCCTGGACTTGGACGGGTTGATGCGGCGGCCGCTTGGGCCCATTTTCGGGTAGGGGTAGGCACTTTGGGTCGTGCCGATCCACTTGAACTGTTCTGCGCCAAAAATTTCCACCTGTGTCCTGACCAAATCACCTTTGCCCACTGTCGGCGTTGCATTGGCAGAATCCGTGCCAACGCTTGCCCGGTCAATCTGCACCAGCTGCGTTATGTCGGAAAGGTTCACCAGCATCACCCGGGCAGAATCCCCCTTGCCAATGGCGTAGGCCACCACATCGGGGCTGTTGCTCTCTACCGGCAACACCGCGAACCCGCTTTCCAAAAAGTCCATGAAGGTCATGTAAACGCCATAGTATTCCGCCGTAGGTTCCAGGGATTTCCAGTGATTCCAGGAGCCTTCCTTGAGGAGCGCCGTCATGCTGATAGTTCCCCAGGTGTCGTCGGGCCCTTTGAACAAGTTGCCGAAAGCGTCCCAGGGGAGCACCTGCAGGCGGTTGCCAAACCGCATGGCGTGCTGGGCAAAGACGCTGGCCATAGCGGTGGCCTGAGGGTAATCCATCAGCAGACTGTAGCCCTGCACGCAGGTGCTGAACTCCGAAAGAAACACCCGGCGTTCCCCTTCCAGGTGGCGTTTCATCCACATGTCCAGCGTGTCCATGTTGGGGCCCACGTCCAGCATGGACTTGAGCATGTCTGCGGGTTTCGGGTCGTTTGGCGTCCAGTACGGGTAGTTGTGCAGGTCCACTACATCCAAGTAGCGCTTGCCATCTTTCTTTTCGGCCTCCCCCACAATCCGCAGGAACTCTTCCATCCAGTACTTTCCATCCAGAAGGCCCGCACCCTTCTGCTGCATCTTGTGGGTGCTGAACAGCGGGCCGTGCAAGATGATGCTGGAATCCACCGCCTTCATGGCGCGGGCGTATTCCAGATAGCGGGCGGCGTACTGCCTTGCCGAAATGGGGCCGGACTCTTCCCACTCGCCGTCCAGTTCGTTGCCGATTTGCCACTGCTTGATGTCGTAGCCCTTCACCTTGTTGGCATAACGCACCCAGGCGGCGGCCTCCTTGGAGGTTCCCGTGCCCGCGTTCACGCAAATGACGGCCCTGGCATTGGGGAGCGTCTTGATGTATTCCATGAAGGTCTCGAAATCCCACTTGATGTCGGTCCAGTCCGTGCGGGCGATGTCGCCGTTCCTGGTAGACATGGCGTAGAACTTGTAGTTGTTGCCGCCCAGCAAATCCGTCGCGCCGCTGTAGAGTTTCATCTCACAAATCTGCACGCCCTTTGACGGCAGGTCCGTGGTCTTGAAACGGACGGCCACGTAGCGGGTATTGATTCGCTTGAACTTGTACTTGGTGGTGGCGGAATTCACCCGCACCGTGGCTTCTACCTTCAGCTTATTTTCAAGAGCCTGATGCACGCCGGGGTATTCGGCGTAGTCTTCCGTCCAGTAGGCCAGTTCAAAAGCCTTGGGGCGAAGTTTACCCCAATCGATCTGAATGGAATCCAGATTCACCTTTTCAGGGAATTCCACCACAATCCAGGGCGGGTCCACCGGGTCCAAAATTTCGCCCCACCACATGGTCTCCATCTTGCCGTCGGCCAGGTGGCTCCGGCGGACAAAACCGTAGTTGTCCTTGGTGGTGCCACGGTAAGCGGTCTCGCCCAAAAAGCCACGGGCCCACTTGGTCTCGTCGGGAGTCCAGAGTCCCGTTTCGTCGTACTTGCCGATGCCGTTCCAGTGGTAATCGTTAGAGAGGCTTCCATTGGGGAAGCGATACAGGGTGTAGCCGCCGTCCACAAGCGCAGGGGTCATATCGTAATAGCGGCTAGGCGGGTTCCAAATCGCCAGGTCGGCAGACATCATGTTGTCCCTGTTGATGACAACGCCGGGGTGCAGGTCATCGACCTTGACCACATTCTGGGAAGCAAAGACCGGCAGGGCAAAAAAGGCCGCAAGGGCAGAAACGACAAAAGTTTTCATGAGAACCTCTTGATACAATATACATCAAAAAAAAGATCCCCGCCTGCGCGGGGATGACAATCGTTGGATATGCGGATAACTTTCGGATTACTTCGCGGCGGCAGCGAAAGCTTTACCCAACTTTTCGAGGGCTTCAGCAACTTCGGCTTCGCTCACGTTCAGCGGCGGCAGCATACGCAGCACGTTGCCCTTGGCAGAGAGCACCATGAGATGCTCGGCCCTGGCAGCAGCGATAATGTTACCCACCGGCATGGATTCGTCAAGAGCCACACCGAGAATCAGGCCTTCGCCCCGGACTTCCTTGGCAAAGCTGTACTTTTCCACAAGGCTCGCCAAACCGGCCTTCAATTGGGCGGAACGTTCGGCAACATTCTTGAGCAGCCCCGGAATCTGCTTCACGACAGCGAGACCTGCGGCGCAAGCAATCGGGTTGCCGCCGAATGTGGTACCGTGGTCGCCGGCCTTGAGCTGGTCGGCAATCTTCTGGCGCAGGAGCACCGCACCCAGCGGGAGTCCGCCACCGATACCCTTAGCCAAAGAAACGAGATCCGGATTCAGACCGTACTTTTCGAAACCGCAGAAGGTTCCAAGACGACCCACACCCGCCTGCACTTCGTCAACAATCACGAGGCAGCCGAATTCCTTCTGCAGGCTGTTGATGGTCTCGACCATCTCCTTCGAAAGCGTCATCACGCCGCCTTCGGCAGCGAGCGATTCCAGCATGATGGCACAGGTATTGCCATCCACCTCGGCCTTCAATGCAGCGCAGTCATTCCAAGTCACATGCACGAAGTCACCCGGCATGGAGCCGAAGCCTTCCCTGATAGCCGGCTGGCCCGTTGCAGAAAGAGCTGCGTATGTCCTGCCGTGGAAGCTGTTCACGAAGGTAATGATTTTCTGCCGGTTCTTTTCACCCTTCCGGTCGAAGTACTTACGTGCGAACTTGATAGCGCCTTCGTTGGCTTCGGTACCGGAGTTGCAGAAGAAGGCCTTGTCGAACTTGGTGATTTCAAGGAGGGCCTTGCCGAGATTAATCTGCGGGTAGTTCGGGTAAAGGTTGCTGATGTGGTTGAAGTGGTTCATCTGTTCCACCACCGCATCCTTGATGGCCTGGTTCTGGTGACCGAGCGCGTTCACGGCGATACCCGCGACGAAGTCCAGGTACTGAGTGCCCTGGTCATCAAAGAGGTAAGAGCCCTCGCCCTTTACGAAGTTAATGTCTGCCTTGCCGTAGAGCGGCGCGATAATTTGTTTGTCCTGTTCGAGCAGGTTAGCGCAAGATTGTGCCATAGTTTAAATCTCCATTAATTTGTTTGCCAAAGTGTTCCGCGTCCTTCCAACCCACGATGTGGATGCTCTTGAGTCCTCGTCGGATTGACTTGAAACTCTCGCGGACTTTGGGAATCATACCGCCGGAGATGACGCCAGCTTCAATCAGCTTTTCGGCGTCCGCTTCGCTCAGTTCGGGAATTACATTCTTGTTTTCGTCCATCACGCCCGGCACGTCGCTCACCAGCACGAACTGGTCGGCCTCGAGCGCCACAGCCAGTTCAGATGCGGCGGTGTCTGCGTTCACGTTCCAGCTCACAACCTTGCCGTTAGCATCTGGACCGATTGAAATCGGGCTTACCACGGGAACAAACCCCGCACCCCAGAGCGCGGTCACGATGCCCGGGTTCACCTTCTTGATTTCGCCCACCAGGCCAAGGTCTACCTTGCCCTGCTTCTTGACCACCTGGAACAGGTTCGCGTCTACGCCCGAAATACCGACGGCGCCGCAGCCGTTGTTCAGGAGCATGCGCACGAGCTTCTTGTTCACGTGGCCAGAGAGGGTCATCTCCACCATTTTCATGATGCCGGGGGTCGTCACGCGCAGACCGTCGATGAATGTCGGTTGTTCCTTGAGCAAGGCAATGTTTTCGTTGATGTCCTTGCCACTGCCGTGAACCACGGCCACCTGACAGCCTGCACCTGGGAGTGTAGAGACTGCCGACACAAAATCAGCGAGCTTAGCTTCGTCGATTGCCAGGCTGCCACCAATTTTTACAACCACTTTTTTCATCGCGGGTGCTGTCCTCTCGATTTGTTCGCCTTAAAAGACGATGAATTTCCGCCCGCAAATTTAGAAAAATGCTTGCG contains the following coding sequences:
- a CDS encoding discoidin domain-containing protein, yielding MKTFVVSALAAFFALPVFASQNVVKVDDLHPGVVINRDNMMSADLAIWNPPSRYYDMTPALVDGGYTLYRFPNGSLSNDYHWNGIGKYDETGLWTPDETKWARGFLGETAYRGTTKDNYGFVRRSHLADGKMETMWWGEILDPVDPPWIVVEFPEKVNLDSIQIDWGKLRPKAFELAYWTEDYAEYPGVHQALENKLKVEATVRVNSATTKYKFKRINTRYVAVRFKTTDLPSKGVQICEMKLYSGATDLLGGNNYKFYAMSTRNGDIARTDWTDIKWDFETFMEYIKTLPNARAVICVNAGTGTSKEAAAWVRYANKVKGYDIKQWQIGNELDGEWEESGPISARQYAARYLEYARAMKAVDSSIILHGPLFSTHKMQQKGAGLLDGKYWMEEFLRIVGEAEKKDGKRYLDVVDLHNYPYWTPNDPKPADMLKSMLDVGPNMDTLDMWMKRHLEGERRVFLSEFSTCVQGYSLLMDYPQATAMASVFAQHAMRFGNRLQVLPWDAFGNLFKGPDDTWGTISMTALLKEGSWNHWKSLEPTAEYYGVYMTFMDFLESGFAVLPVESNSPDVVAYAIGKGDSARVMLVNLSDITQLVQIDRASVGTDSANATPTVGKGDLVRTQVEIFGAEQFKWIGTTQSAYPYPKMGPSGRRINPSKSRDIAVPPFGLAVVQINPKVVGLDSATKSAAADPKVIAAALEKKVLLAGDTLDLFATAVQQYGQLTEGKLEIPELGIVKWFKPDDGLWNASIESFHVKVPMPANVKLGPATATLKIRGLGGKITEFKIPFRIRGAYRTTSVMQNFDNGLDAVDWYPVANGDNATSIEAKVFNGAPPHGGFIRHDFIIEQPPAQGWPNFAGAYYVIPEAVKNSVGIVFDYATNHNNPDGYFEVQIASEQVKDYDEFMVRLKNTRGSWVRDTLIWENMAQEGWGKTIPQLDPKQIKNFAFRARYSGKGYISLDNIYLLQENGTEVPMPKGLRRLR
- a CDS encoding acetylornithine/succinylornithine family transaminase; the protein is MAQSCANLLEQDKQIIAPLYGKADINFVKGEGSYLFDDQGTQYLDFVAGIAVNALGHQNQAIKDAVVEQMNHFNHISNLYPNYPQINLGKALLEITKFDKAFFCNSGTEANEGAIKFARKYFDRKGEKNRQKIITFVNSFHGRTYAALSATGQPAIREGFGSMPGDFVHVTWNDCAALKAEVDGNTCAIMLESLAAEGGVMTLSKEMVETINSLQKEFGCLVIVDEVQAGVGRLGTFCGFEKYGLNPDLVSLAKGIGGGLPLGAVLLRQKIADQLKAGDHGTTFGGNPIACAAGLAVVKQIPGLLKNVAERSAQLKAGLASLVEKYSFAKEVRGEGLILGVALDESMPVGNIIAAARAEHLMVLSAKGNVLRMLPPLNVSEAEVAEALEKLGKAFAAAAK
- the argB gene encoding acetylglutamate kinase, with amino-acid sequence MKKVVVKIGGSLAIDEAKLADFVSAVSTLPGAGCQVAVVHGSGKDINENIALLKEQPTFIDGLRVTTPGIMKMVEMTLSGHVNKKLVRMLLNNGCGAVGISGVDANLFQVVKKQGKVDLGLVGEIKKVNPGIVTALWGAGFVPVVSPISIGPDANGKVVSWNVNADTAASELAVALEADQFVLVSDVPGVMDENKNVIPELSEADAEKLIEAGVISGGMIPKVRESFKSIRRGLKSIHIVGWKDAEHFGKQINGDLNYGTILR